From one Desulfovibrio litoralis DSM 11393 genomic stretch:
- the trmFO gene encoding methylenetetrahydrofolate--tRNA-(uracil(54)-C(5))-methyltransferase (FADH(2)-oxidizing) TrmFO, with protein sequence MPINSNEIPVLLDLPPSLQAFINQAKVFYNKLASDSPQNVAVIGGGLAGSEVAFSLALSGHKVSLFEMKPNKYSPAHTSSDFAELVCSNSFRSADHTNAIGLLKLELKELNSLTMAVAEETKVPAGKALAVDRELFSKYITAILEQTPNLTIIREEVCHLDLNLAPLKGFDKVVLSTGPLSSEPITEALAKLTGQDSLYFYDAIAPIISAESVDRSIVFAGSRYNPEEEDYLNCPFTKEEYEVFYQALINGETVGAKDFEKEIHFEGCMPIEALAARGEKTLLFGTMKPVGFEDPRTGRRPFALLQLRPENRNKETYNLVGFQTKLLYKEQERIFRLVPGLANAEFIRHGSMHRNTYVNAPKTLNADLSLKANPKIHLAGQITGVEGYLESAANGLWLGFYLANNLSGKNLSPLPETSVLGSLMNHLQRETKNFQPSNVQYGLMPELHIKAKKKSRKELYAQRTREAFEEWLSTLPQ encoded by the coding sequence ATGCCTATAAATTCAAACGAGATACCTGTGCTTTTAGATTTGCCACCTTCTTTACAAGCTTTTATTAACCAAGCCAAAGTTTTTTACAATAAACTTGCTTCCGATTCACCTCAAAATGTTGCTGTTATCGGCGGTGGATTAGCCGGTTCGGAAGTTGCCTTTAGTTTAGCTTTATCAGGGCACAAAGTCAGTTTGTTTGAAATGAAACCAAATAAATACTCGCCGGCACATACTAGCTCTGATTTTGCCGAGCTTGTTTGTTCAAATTCTTTTCGTTCGGCTGATCATACAAATGCTATAGGCTTATTAAAGCTTGAACTTAAAGAATTAAACAGTCTGACTATGGCGGTTGCCGAAGAAACCAAAGTTCCCGCCGGAAAAGCCTTGGCGGTTGATCGAGAACTTTTTAGTAAATATATCACTGCAATTTTAGAACAAACTCCAAATTTAACAATTATTAGAGAAGAAGTTTGTCATCTAGATTTAAACCTCGCCCCCTTAAAAGGCTTTGATAAAGTTGTTTTAAGCACAGGCCCGCTTAGTTCAGAACCTATCACAGAGGCCTTGGCGAAATTAACGGGACAAGATTCACTTTATTTTTATGATGCTATTGCTCCAATTATTAGTGCGGAATCTGTTGACCGCAGTATTGTTTTTGCCGGCTCAAGGTATAACCCCGAAGAAGAAGATTATTTAAACTGCCCTTTTACCAAAGAAGAATACGAAGTTTTTTATCAGGCTTTAATTAACGGTGAAACCGTTGGTGCAAAAGATTTTGAGAAGGAAATTCACTTTGAAGGTTGTATGCCAATTGAAGCCCTCGCCGCCAGAGGTGAAAAAACTTTACTGTTTGGAACCATGAAACCGGTTGGTTTTGAAGACCCCAGAACGGGAAGAAGACCTTTTGCCCTTTTACAATTAAGACCGGAAAACAGAAATAAAGAAACTTATAACTTAGTAGGCTTTCAAACTAAACTGTTATATAAAGAACAAGAGCGTATTTTCCGCCTTGTTCCGGGTTTGGCTAATGCCGAATTTATTAGGCATGGCAGTATGCACCGCAATACTTATGTGAATGCTCCAAAGACATTAAATGCTGACCTTTCTTTAAAAGCAAATCCAAAAATCCATCTCGCTGGGCAAATAACCGGAGTCGAAGGTTATCTTGAATCTGCGGCAAACGGTCTTTGGCTCGGCTTTTATCTGGCTAACAATTTAAGCGGAAAAAATTTAAGTCCACTTCCGGAAACTAGTGTTTTAGGTTCTTTAATGAACCATTTGCAAAGAGAGACAAAAAATTTTCAACCCTCTAATGTTCAATATGGTTTAATGCCCGAACTTCACATTAAAGCCAAAAAGAAAAGCCGCAAAGAGCTTTATGCTCAAAGAACAAGAGA